One segment of Pontibacter akesuensis DNA contains the following:
- a CDS encoding alpha/beta hydrolase, with protein MIKRRLLLLILSLFFFGASAAQVDTLEIASTAMGKTLRAGVVVPDSYKKKKNGPYPVLYLLHGYSGGFRDWLTKTPDKNLVSELADKYQMIIVTPDGGYSGWYLDSPLDKANQYETFITKELVQQVEGKYRTLQDKNSRFISGLSMGGHGALYLSARHPELYLAAGSMSGAVDLSAIEGDILTTGIAPLLGPKAENIARYNASSIVYLVPQLKASGVKLIIDCGVNDFLIEANRELHRRLVYEKVPHDYMERPGAHTWPYWGNALEYHLLFFQKARAAAMAGS; from the coding sequence ATGATAAAAAGACGCTTACTCCTTCTGATCCTATCCCTCTTCTTTTTCGGTGCCAGCGCCGCCCAGGTAGATACGCTGGAAATTGCCAGTACAGCCATGGGCAAAACCCTGCGTGCCGGCGTAGTGGTGCCTGACTCCTACAAAAAGAAAAAGAATGGTCCTTACCCGGTTTTATACTTGCTGCACGGCTACAGCGGCGGCTTCAGAGACTGGCTAACCAAAACACCTGACAAAAACCTCGTGTCGGAGCTGGCAGATAAGTATCAAATGATCATCGTAACGCCCGACGGCGGCTACAGCGGCTGGTACCTCGACAGTCCGCTTGATAAAGCCAACCAGTATGAGACGTTCATCACGAAGGAGCTGGTGCAGCAGGTGGAGGGAAAATACCGCACGCTGCAGGATAAGAACAGCCGCTTTATCTCTGGCTTAAGTATGGGCGGGCACGGTGCTTTATATTTGTCTGCCCGCCACCCGGAGTTGTACCTGGCTGCCGGAAGCATGAGCGGCGCCGTAGACCTTTCTGCCATCGAGGGCGACATACTTACCACAGGCATAGCGCCGCTGCTGGGCCCGAAAGCAGAGAATATAGCGCGCTATAATGCAAGCTCGATAGTGTACCTGGTGCCACAGCTAAAAGCCAGCGGGGTAAAGCTCATCATCGATTGTGGCGTGAATGATTTCCTGATAGAGGCTAACCGCGAACTGCACCGCCGCCTGGTTTACGAAAAAGTACCGCACGATTACATGGAGCGCCCCGGCGCCCACACCTGGCCTTACTGGGGCAATGCGCTGGAGTATCACCTGCTGTTTTTCCAGAAGGCACGGGCAGCGGCTATGGCGGGGAGTTGA
- a CDS encoding HupE/UreJ family protein, giving the protein MPSVFSTYIELGFHHIFDFKAYDHMLFLLALSAIYTLNDWQKVIALVTCFTIGHSITLALATFKIIQFDSALIEFLIPVTILLTCITNFFKLKGAAAKQATILSLHNLMALFFGLIHGMGFSNFLRQMLGRNGNIWQQLLAFNIGIELGQLLIVGIILVASFVAMNLFHAKKRDWIMVLSSAAAGVSLILMMETNIF; this is encoded by the coding sequence GTGCCATCTGTTTTCTCCACGTACATCGAATTAGGCTTCCATCATATTTTTGATTTCAAAGCCTATGACCACATGCTGTTTCTGCTGGCGCTGAGTGCCATCTATACATTAAACGACTGGCAAAAAGTGATTGCACTGGTCACCTGCTTCACCATTGGGCACAGCATTACGCTGGCACTGGCCACGTTCAAGATCATCCAGTTCGATTCCGCTCTGATTGAGTTCCTGATTCCCGTAACCATACTGCTTACCTGCATCACCAACTTTTTCAAGCTGAAAGGCGCTGCCGCCAAACAAGCCACTATCCTTTCGCTGCACAACCTGATGGCTCTTTTCTTCGGACTGATCCATGGCATGGGTTTCTCAAACTTTCTGCGCCAGATGCTGGGCCGTAACGGCAATATCTGGCAGCAGTTGCTGGCCTTCAACATCGGCATTGAGCTGGGGCAGCTGCTGATTGTAGGCATCATTCTTGTTGCTAGCTTCGTGGCTATGAACCTGTTCCATGCCAAAAAGCGCGACTGGATTATGGTTCTTTCGAGTGCCGCGGCAGGTGTTTCCCTGATTTTGATGATGGAAACAAATATTTTTTAG